One window of the Saccopteryx bilineata isolate mSacBil1 chromosome 2, mSacBil1_pri_phased_curated, whole genome shotgun sequence genome contains the following:
- the RPL26 gene encoding large ribosomal subunit protein uL24 isoform X1 — protein sequence MLSTSRSPIFFQRPANSQGKVKMKFNPFVTSDRSKNRKRHFNAPSHVRRKIMSSPLSKELRQKYNVRSMPIRKDDEVQVVRGHYKGQQIGKVVQVYRKKYVIYIERVQREKANGTTVHVGIHPSKVVITRLKLDKDRKKILERKAKSRQVGKEKGKYKEETIEKMQE from the exons ATGCTCTCGACCTCCCGGTCCCCGATCTTCTTTCAGCGGCCGGCTAACAGCCAGGGAAAGG tCAAGATGAAGTTCAATCCCTTTGTGACTTCTGACCGGAGCAAGAACCGCAAAAGGCACTTCAATGCCCCTTCCCACGTTCGCAGGAAGATTATGTCTTCTCCTCTTTCCAAAGAGCTGAGACAGAAGTACAACGTTCGGTCCATGCCCATCCGAAAGGATGATGAGGTCCAG GTTGTGCGAGGACATTACAAGGGGCAGCAAATTGGCAAAGTAGTCCAGGTCTACAGGAAGAAATACGTCATCTACATCGAACGAGTGCAGCGGGAGAAAGCGAATGGCACGACCGTCCACGTGGGCATTCACCCCAGCAAG GTGGTTATCACAAGGTTAAAGCTGGACAAAGACCGCAAAAAGATCCTCGAACGCAAAGCCAAATCTCGCCAAGTAGGAAAGGAAAAGGGCAAATACAAGGAAGAAACCATTGAGAAGATGCAGGAATAG
- the RPL26 gene encoding large ribosomal subunit protein uL24 isoform X2 produces MKFNPFVTSDRSKNRKRHFNAPSHVRRKIMSSPLSKELRQKYNVRSMPIRKDDEVQVVRGHYKGQQIGKVVQVYRKKYVIYIERVQREKANGTTVHVGIHPSKVVITRLKLDKDRKKILERKAKSRQVGKEKGKYKEETIEKMQE; encoded by the exons ATGAAGTTCAATCCCTTTGTGACTTCTGACCGGAGCAAGAACCGCAAAAGGCACTTCAATGCCCCTTCCCACGTTCGCAGGAAGATTATGTCTTCTCCTCTTTCCAAAGAGCTGAGACAGAAGTACAACGTTCGGTCCATGCCCATCCGAAAGGATGATGAGGTCCAG GTTGTGCGAGGACATTACAAGGGGCAGCAAATTGGCAAAGTAGTCCAGGTCTACAGGAAGAAATACGTCATCTACATCGAACGAGTGCAGCGGGAGAAAGCGAATGGCACGACCGTCCACGTGGGCATTCACCCCAGCAAG GTGGTTATCACAAGGTTAAAGCTGGACAAAGACCGCAAAAAGATCCTCGAACGCAAAGCCAAATCTCGCCAAGTAGGAAAGGAAAAGGGCAAATACAAGGAAGAAACCATTGAGAAGATGCAGGAATAG
- the RNF222 gene encoding RING finger protein 222, producing the protein MSEALPSPAAMSEGESKDSSGSECPVCYEKFRDLEGASRTLSCGHVFCHDCLVKYLLSTRVDGQVQRTIVCPICRYVTFLSRKSSRWPSMLDKSSQTLAVPMGLPSATPSSPLGHTNPLAISQPVWRASPGQSSQLPLDLLPSLPREPQIFIISRHGMPLGEQDSVLPRRGLAELSEASPAPSSSRSFCCRSRALLLITLIAVVAVVAAILPWVLLVRKQA; encoded by the exons ATGT CTGAGGCCCTGCCCTCCCCAGCGGCCATGTCCGAAGGAGAGAGCAAGGACAGCTCGGGCAGTGAGTGCCCCGTCTGCTACGAGAAGTTCCGTGATCTGGAGGGCGCCAGCCGGACGCTGAGCTGCGGCCACGTGTTCTGCCATGACTGTCTGGTCAAGTACCTGCTCTCCACCCGCGTGGACGGGCAGGTCCAGAGGACCATCGTCTGCCCCATCTGCCGCTACGTCACCTTCCTCAGCAGGAAGAGCTCGCGCTGGCCCTCCATGCTGGACAAGAGCTCCCAGACCCTGGCTGTGCCCATGGGCCTGCCGTCTGCGACACCATCCAGCCCCCTGGGCCACACAAACCCCTTGGCCATCTCCCAGCCCGTCTGGAGAGCATCCCCAGGTCAGAGCAGCCAGCTCCCCTTGGACCTACTGCCCAGCCTGCCCCGGGAGCCGCAGATCTTCATCATCAGCCGCCACGGGATGCCCCTGGGGGAGCAGGACAGCGTCCTGCCGCGGCGCGGCCTGGCGGAGCTCTCCGAGGCTTCCCCAGCGCCCAGCTCCAGCCGCTCTTTCTGCTGCCGCTCCCGGGCCCTGCTGCTCATCACCCTCATCGCCGTGGTGGCCGTGGTGGCCGCCATCTTGCCCTGGGTGCTGCTGGTGAGGAAGCAGGCGTGA